The Cyanobacteria bacterium GSL.Bin1 nucleotide sequence GTCCTTTTTGCGCTAAGTCCCGATAGTATCGAATATAGGGATATTCTTGATTTTTGAGAATGGCATTAGCTGTATAGCGCAAGGAATAATACTGACACGCCATAAACGGCGACAGTCCCCAATGCACCGTAAAAAATTTCAACCAGTAACGCGGGGCAATTCTTCCCCCTAATCCATCGGAAGGCGCTGGAATTTCCTTACCCTCTTCTTCTAAATTTTTTAAATACTGAGAGTAATATTGTTTTTTCCCACCCAGCATTGTTTTCGCGATCGCGCTCAAAAATTTGTCTCGATGTAGCGAGAAGGGGGAACTGCCTCGATTTGCTATAAAATAATCCTGCAAAGGCTGAGGCAATAGGCGTTTCAACCAAACTTCATTCCCAGGAAGCGTTTTCTCATAAAGGGAATTGCCTAAAATCGTTTTGCCGACAAGCGCCATCTTGGTTTTATAGCCAATTCTTTGAAAGGTGCGGATGTGATAGCTTTCTTGTTCGGTTTCAAAATCGAGTTCATCACAAAGGGTTTCATATCCACCAACTGCTCGAAAGACCCCATTAGTCACCTGATTATAAACACTGGTTGTGGCTTCGCTAACCGCCGTATGATTATAATTACCCACCCAATACAGATGATTAAGGGCTCGTTTCTGGGTTTCAGAAGCAGCTTCATAGAGAGGCGTACCATACAGTAAAGAAAGTTCGCGATCGCCCCAGTAATAATCACGATTACTGGCGTAGTCAAATTCCTTTCCGAGGTCGCTAATTTTCTCTGTGTAGTCTGAGTCAGTGTTGTTATGGAAGGTTTTTGCAATCACCTTTAAATGCTTTGACTGAGAGATCTCTGGTAGTTGAGATGATTGTTTTTTGGCAGCGATTCTATTTAGAGTTACCATAATTGTTTCTGGCTCAGTTTCATTGTCACTTCAGTTTCAGTTACCCTGACTAATGCTTAGGAATTTGGCTCACTTAAATGTTGAACCAACGCCTCAACCGTGGGATAGTCATAGAGCAAAGTGGGATCGAGCTCTATTGATAGCCACTCTTCCAAATCACCGGTCAAGCCCACGGCAACGGAAGAATCTAAACCATAGCGATCAAAAGGAATAGTAATATCCACTTCTTCCGGTTCTACTTCCAATAAGTCTGCTAAATAAGCAACAATCCAATCTTGAATTTCTACCGGCGTGGGGAAGTTTTTTGGCTCTGTTTTATTAACTACGAGATGATTCATGGTTTTTATTTAAGTCATAAAAGGGTTTTAATTTAAGTTCCTTGCGTCTCCTTAAAAGTTGGCTTTTGACGCCGATTTAACAGTTTGCAGTTGCGTAAAAACGGATTCTACATCGGTTTGAAGCTGCATAAATTTCGCTTTATTGCGGGGATTTTCGCTCCAGTCGTCAATCACATTGAGACTGCCCTTGAGAAAATGGTCGCGACAAGCCGAACGCTGAATTTTTCCACTAGAGGTGGTGGGAATACTATAGGGTTTGACCAAAACGATCGCGTAAAAGGGAAGATTGTATTCTGCACTCACCACTTGGCGAATATTACCGATGACCTCTGCCACATCCAGCTGGCGTAAATAACTCCGTTGCACTTCCTGAACCACCACCAGTCGTTCTGAGTTTCTGACTTCGATGGAAAAGGCAGCGCTCGCATTAGGGCGTAAAGCGGGGTGGCTCGTTTGAACCGTAAACTCGATGTCTTGAGGGTAATAATTTTGTCCGCCAATGATAATCACATCTTTTAGTCTGCCGGTGATAAATAATTCCCCACTTTGTAAAAAGCCTAAATCTCCGGTCCGTAAGAAGGGACCTTCCCCTGACTCTGAAAGATAAGCCTGGAAAGTTTTCTGGGTTTGTTCGGGTTGATTCCAGTAACCTTGAGCAACGCTCGCTCCTTTGATCCAGATTTCTCCCACTTGGTTGTCACTCAAAGGATTGAGGGTCTGAGGATCAACAATTTTAACTTGCTGATCTCCTAAACTTTGACCACAACTCACCAGTTGATAGCTATCTTGATCATCTTTTCCCATCACGACTTGGTGATTTTGCAGAGAGGAGGCTTTTACGCTTTGCACCACAGGAGTACTAGTAACAGCCCCTCCTGAAACCATAAGCGTTGTTTCTGCCATGCCGTAGCAGGGGTAAAATGCTTCTGGTCGCAAACCGCAGCTAGCGAAGGTCGCTGCCATTTTTTCGAGAGTCGCAGCTCGCACCGGTTCTGCCCCGGTAAAGGCGACTTGCCAACAACTTAAATCCAGGTTAGCTAGTTTTTCTGGGGTGGCTTTGCGACAGAGGAGATCATAGGCAAAGTTCGGTGCGCCACTGGTGGTTCCCCGATAGTGCGAAATCGCTTGTAACCAACGCCAAGGCTGCTGCAAAAAGTCCATGGGAGACATGAGAAAAACCGGAAAACCGCCATATAAAGGCTGTAAAATGCCACCGATTAAGCCCATGTCATGGTAAGGGGGTAGCCAAATCACGCCCCGACTTTCCGGGGTATGCCCAAAGCCTTGATAAATCAGCTCCAAATTATGCAGCAAATTACCATGACTGACCATGACCCCCTTTGGCGTTCCCGTAGAACCCGAAGTATATTGCAGAAAGGCTAAATCATCAGGTGTTAAAGGACGTGGTTGGTATTCACTCGCCAAAGCACTATCCATCTGATCAGTGACCAACCAGTGCATCTTGGCTAAATCGGGGGCCTGAGCAATTTGATGCGCCATGCTGTCTTGCAAAGTTTTTGTGGTCAAGGCAACAGTGGCTTGGCAATCTTTGACAATAGCTTGTAACCTTGTCGATTTTTGATTTCGACGCAGAGGATAAGCGGGAACAGCAATCACAGAGGCATACAAGCAACCAAAGAAACCGGCAATAAAGTCGAGTCCGGGTGGATAGACGAGTAAGGCGGTCTGACCCGCTACACCCAAGGCTTGCAAGTTTGCCGCGATCGCGCGGGCTTGTCGATCTAATTGTTGATAAGTGAGCTGGGCAAGTTCTGTATTGCCACGGGCAATAAATGTATAATTTTTCTGCGAAGGCTGATTGCGCGATCGCGCTAATAAAAGATCGACTAAAGAAGCCCACTTTTCTGTCACATCACAAGAGACATGAGAATAATTAAGCATAGCGTTACTAAAATTGTTTCTGTACAACAGCCCCAGTTCTACTGAACTGCCAATACATAGCACTCACTAGGGGAAGTCGAGATGGAAACTGTTGTCGCTTTCTAGGCTAGCTACTACATAGTCAATTCCCACGAATAGAAAAAGTGACAAATAGACGTAGACAATTTGAAAAAAATATGCGATCATAAAAAGTATGCCCTCGATTTTTAAATATAAAGCACTTAAGAGTCAGGGTTAAGGGAGATAGATTGTAGGTTAGCGTCTGTCAATCTATCTCTCAGCGTATTTTTTTAGCCCAGTATCTCTGTAGTTCTCAATCTAGTAAGAACTAGTTTCCTAAGAAGATTCCTGCAGACTTAGAAACCTAAAAAAGGATTTCGTTAGCAAAACTACCGAGAAAACCAAATTGTTTAGGTTTAGGAGAACCACTTAAGGGACTGAGGTACTTAGGTATGTATTATTACACAGATTGGAAGACTTGTAAACCAATCTCTATTAAATAAAATTAATATTTACTTTTATTTAAAATCGTATTTCCTTATAATCGCTGCAACAAGCAGCAAGGCGGTAGCCAGGAATTTGACTGTCTGAGAACACCTCCTCACCCAGAGCGTCTGCTAAGAATTGGGCTGCTTTCAAACTGCGGGGAACACAGGTAATCCAAGGTAATTTGCCCAATTGTTGAAGATTTGGGGCGCGCTTTGAGGGCACGATCAGCGACATAGATGCCGACCTACTTAGCCTTTATTGACCGGCTTGGAAAACTTGTTTAGCTGTGAGATTAAGCCTCGAAAAAGTAGGCGAAACAATAAGATCATCTCCTCGAAATTGGCTGACTTGATATTCTCCCTCAATCAATTGATAAACAGATACTGTGGGTTGTTTCGGGTTTCCTAAAAAATTGCGTCCTCCCAATGCCGCATAATCAACAATCCAATATTCAAAAATCCCCACTTCTTCATAATCGGCTCTCTTTTTGAAATAGTCATCGCGCCAGTTTGTGCTGATGACTTCAACAATGAGTTTGACAGAGTGAGCCTTTTCAATAATGGATTCTTTTTCCCAACGCGGTTCTGCTATCGTTGCCTCTTGATCCAGGACGATAATATCAGGTTCATACCCAGATTTTCCGTTGCTGGATTTGACAATTGACTCTCTGGGAATTGTCCAAAGTCCTCGCTTCCCCATTTGGACAATGGTAAGAATTAATTCTTCTATGAGAAAGCCGGTTACATTGGAATGTCTCCCAGTCGGTTTTGGCATTGCAACAATTGTCCCATCGTGGAGTTCGTAGCGTTGACTTGTGTTGGGATACCACGCAATGAAGTCTTCAAAAGTAACAGTTTGAGTGAAAGATTGAATCATAGATTTTTTGAATGGGGATCAAGAAACGGACGGGCAAGATAATAACTGGTAATTGATTTCGCATCTAAATTGGAATTGCCGCTATGAATTAATTGTTCTAATTCTTCGGGCGTGTAAAGCACCACTTCAATATCTTCATCTTCATCTTGTGCTGGTGGCGTTTCTAGCTTTTCTAAATCCGTCGCTAAAAATGTATAGATGTATTCATCAGAATAACCCGGTGCGAGAGCAAATTTGCCTAAATCTCGCCATTGTTTGGCGTGATAGCCGATTTCTTCCTTAATTTCCCGTTGAATCGTTGCTGCTGGGGATTCATCAATTTCTACCGTTCCTGCGGGAAATTCTAACAAGCGTTGTTGAAGAGGAATGCGATATTGATCCACTAACACTAATTTTCCTTCTGGTGTGACCGGAACTGCTAGCGCCCCGCCCGGATGACGGATACATTCCCATTCCCCTTCCACACCATTAGCAAGCCGGAGATGGCTGACTTCAAAACGAAACTTACGCCCTTGGTATTGGAGACGTTCTTTAAGCAGTTGGGGAGTGGAATCATTCATAGCGATTAAAAATTAAAGTTTTTGTAAGATACCGGAACAGTCGATACTTTGTTTTAATTGCGCGATCGCGCTGCCAGTAACCGGATCAATCCAGTTCGGGGCGATTTCAGCTAAAGGCACTAAAACAAAGGCCCGTTCTCTCATCCGTGGATGAGGAATTTGTAAGTGTTCTGTTGCCAACACCTGATCATCATATAAAAGGATATCTAAATCAAGGGTGCGCGCCCCCCAACGTTCCTGGCGCACCCGCCCAAATTCATTTTCAATCTTGAGTAAGGTGGCTAAGAGATCGCCAGGGGATAAGCTAGTGGTTAAGAGGGCACAGCCATTGAGATAGTTCGGCTGTTCCGGTCCTACAGGAAGGGTTTCGTACCAGCTGGAAACAGCACTGACGCTCACCTCAGAATGAGTATCTAACTGTTGAATGGCTTGTTCAAGAATCTGTTGTGACTCTCCTAAATTACTCCCTAGCGCGATCGCGCACTGGACTTTTTCCCTTGTACTCATAAAAAATTCAGTCAAGATTTAAAAATCTAAGAAACAATAGAAACTGTCGTCTTCAAGTTATTGCTCATGCAATCGCGCGCTCAACCCCAAAAACTTGTTCTCATCGGTGGCGGTCATAGTCATGCCATTTTACTACGAATGTGGCAGTTGCATACCCTCCCAGAGGTTCGCTTAACGCTCCTGAGCGATACCGAAAAAACCCCCTATTCTGGGATGTTACCCGGTCATGTAGCAGGACTCTACACTTACGATGAAACGCACATCGATTTACCGCCTCTGGCCCAACGTGCCCAAGCTGACTTTTATCATGACAAAGCAGTCGGTTTAGACCTCAAGCACAAGCAAATCTTATGTCTGAATCGTCCCCCATTAACCTTTGATCAAGTCTCTGTTGATATTGGTTCTACGCCAGCCACTTTGACAGTTCCCGGTGCCAAAGATTATGCGGTTCCGGCAAAACCGGTTTCTGTGTTCCTCAAGCACTGGTATCAATTTCTAGAAAGTGTGGAAAAAAATCCTCAGCAACAACGCACCCTTGCGATTGTTGGCGGTGGGGCTGGTGGGGTAGAACTCGCTTTAAATATGCAAAAACACTTGCAGGAAAAGAGTCAGCAGGTGTCCATTCATTTATTCCAACGGGAAAAGGAATTATTACTCGATAAAGGGAAATGGGTGCGTCGCCATTTGGCATCCTTGCTTAAACAACGAGGCATCTCCCTTCATTTAGGAGAAGCGGTCAGGGAAGTGTTTCCGGATAAAGTGGTCTGTGAATCCGGGTTTGTTCTCGCAACCGATATTATCTTTTGGGTGACACAAGCCAGCGCACCGCATTGGATTCAAGAAAGTGGTTTAGCCACTGATGAGCGAGGATTTATGCTCGTTAATGACTATTTACAATCAATCTCGCATTCTTTTGTCTTTGCGGCTGGGGATATTGCAACAATGGTTAACCATCCCCGTCCGAAAGCCGGGGTGTTTGCCGTGCGACAAGGAAAACCGTTGTTTCAAAATTTACAACGGATTGTTTTAGGAAAACCTTTAAAGCCTTATCGTCCGCAGCGAAATTATCTCAGTTTAATTGGCACCGGTGATGAAAGCGCGATCGCGTCCTGGGGAAATTTTGGCTTGCATTGCCCACTGCTTTGGCGTTGGAAAGATCACATTGACCGCAAATTTATGGCGCAATTTTCTCACTAATTAAAGAAAAACTGGCAACAAACAAGTTAAGTTGTCATCAATTAACAACAGTGAGTAAGACAAAGAAATTGCTATACTCTTGATGAAAGCCAATTTAACACCAATCGAGAGTAAAGAATGCAGCCGACTGACCCGAGCAAGTTTACGCAACAAGCCTGGGATGTAATTGTTGATTCACAAGAAGTAGCCCGCCGCTTCAAAAATCAGGAATTAGAAGTAGAACACTTAATGCTGACCCTATTTTCCACAGAAGGGGTCGCCAATCAAATTTTAGAAGCGAAACAAATTGATGTCTCTCGCCTTCAACAGCAGCTTGAAGTCTTTACCAACCGGCAACGGAAATCAATGCGAGTGGAACAACTCTACTTGGGACGAGGGTTAGATCAGTTGCTCGATCGCGCTGAGAAAGCAAGGCAAAGTTGGCAAGATGAGGTGATTGGTGTCGAACATCTCTTGCTCGCTTTTGCTGAAGATGAACGAGTCGGTCGTCGTTTGTTGCGCCCTTACAGTGTTGATCCCCAAGATATTGAAGCGGCGATTAAAGAATTTCGCGCCAATTCTACCCAAGAAGAAACAAGCACAGCAGAAGGAGAAGGGGAAAAAGAACAAGAGAAAGAAGAAGAACAAAGTCCCTTAGAAAAATATGGACGGGATTTAACTGAACAAGCCAGTGGCGGTAAACTCGATCCGGTCATTGGTCGGGATGAAGAAATTCGGCGTGTGGTACAAGTGTTATCCCGTCGTTCTAAAAATAATCCGGTTTTAATTGGTGAACCGGGTGTGGGGAAAACGGCAATTGCAGAAGGGCTAGCGCAACGGATTGTCAATGGGGATGTTCCAGAATCTCTTAAAAATCGGCGGTTAATTGCCTTAGATATGGGCAGTCTGATTGCTGGGGCGAAATATCGCGGGGAATTTGAAGACCGGCTGCGGAAGGTGTTACGGGAGGTCACTCACTCCGAAGGGCAAATTGTGCTCTTTATTGATGAATTACAAACTGTGGTCGGAACTGGTTCCGGTCAAGGCACGATGGATGCTGGCAATCTCTTAAAACCCATGCTGGCACGAGGAGAATTGCGCTGTATAGGGGCAACCACTCTCGATGAATACCGTAAGCACATTGAAAAAGATCCAGCACTGGAACGGCGGTTTCAACAAGTATACGTGAAACAGCCGGATGTGGAAGCAACGGTTTCCATTTTACGGGGATTGAAGGAACGCTACGAAGTTCATCATGGGGTGAAAATTACCGATTCGGCATTGGTGGCTGCTGCCAGTTTATCGGATCGCTACATTACCGATCGCTTTCTACCGGATAAAGCCATTGACTTGGTCGATGAAGCGGCGGCGAAGTTGAAAATGGAAATTACCTCCAAACCAACGGAACTCGAAAGCATTGATCGTCGCCTGATGCAGTTGCAAATGGAAAAACTCTCTTTAGAAGGAGAAGACGAGTTAGCCAGCGGGAATACCAGTGCCTATCGTTCGGCCAAAGAACGCCTGGAGAAAATTGAGCAGGAAATGCAGGAACTCGAAGGCAGTCAGAAAGAACTCTCTTCTCAGTGGCAATCAGAAAAACAGATGTTAGAGGAAATTAATACCCTCAAAGAAGAAGAAGACCAATTGCGCGTCCAAGTGGAACAAGCCGAACGAGAATATGACTTGGAAAAAGCAGCGCAGTTGAAGTATGGACAACTCGAAGGCTTACAACGTCAACGGGAAGATAAAGAGGGAAAACTACTGGAAATGCAGTCTCAAGGACGGGCATTATTACGGGAACAAGTCACAGAAGCCGATATTGCAGAAATTGTTGCGAAATGGACGAGCATTCCCGTTAATCGCTTGTTAGAGTCAGAACGGCAGAAACTATTAGGCTTAGAAGGCTATTTACATGAACGAGTGATTGGTCAAAAAGAAGCAGTAGCGGCGGTTTCTGCTGCGATACGGCGGGCAAGAGCAGGAATGAAAGATCCCGCCCGTCCCATTGGTTCCTTCTTGTTCATGGGTCCCACCGGGGTCGGAAAAACAGAATTAGCGCGCGCGATCGCGGAATTTTTATTTGATAGCGAAGAATCCATGATTCGGATTGATATGTCCGAATACATGGAAAAACATTCCGTCTCTCGTTTAGTTGGCGCACCGCCGGGCTATGTCGGTTACGAAGAAGGGGGACAACTCTCTGAACAGATCCGCCGTCGTCCCTATTCCGTGGTGCTGTTGGATGAAGTGGAAAAAGCCCATCCCGATGTCTTCAACATTCTCCTCCAAGTTTTAGATGATGGGCGCATTACCGATTCCCAAGGACGGACGGTTGACTTCCGTAATACGATTATCGTGATGACTAGCAATATTGGCGGTGAAGACATATTACAGCTTGCACAAGAAGACTCACAATATGAACAAATGCGGAAAAAAGTTTTACAAGCCCTCCGCGAACATTTCCGCCCGGAATTCCTCAATCGCATTGATGACTTGATTATCTTCCACACTCTCAGACGAGAAGAACTCGGGCGCATCATTACCATTCAACTCCGACGGATTGAAAGTCTCTTATCGGAACAAAAAATCACGATTAAACTGACTGAAGCAGCGCAAGATTACTTAGTTGATGTGGGTTACGATCCGGTTTACGGGGCACGTCCTCTCAAACGAGCGATTCAACGGGAGTTAGAAAACCCCATTGCCACGAAAATCCTAGAAATGGCATTTACGGAAGGGGATACCATCCTCGTCGATTGTGAGGATCATCAACTGGTGTTTAAGAATCAAGAAGAAGCGCAATCTGTAGAAGTTGAAGTAATGTCTTCTTAGTTTGAAAAATGATGATCAATGATTTAATGAATACTGAAATAACGAATATAAGATTCTAGTCTGATTTGATGCAGCAAAAACAGCTTTAAAGATGGGACTTCCTCTATTTGTCGTTACTCCTCAGTATTACAAAGATTCTCCTCAAGGTAATATTGATTTGATTCAAAAAGGAGGAATAGAGTTTAACCCTAATGATGGAATTGGAGAAATTTTGAAGCATTTTTTTCAAGATAAGGTAGAACAAGAAACTGTAAGTAGTCTTTCACAGCAACCTCAACAATTATCCTTACCTTTAGCTTAGGTGTTTAGAGCGTTGTCTAAAGGGTGGGCGATGCCACCCTACAAACTGCTCATTAGGTTATGCTGTAAATGCTGGTATCAGTTTAACTCCGATGCTAAAAACAATCAAAATTGAAAACTTTCGTGGTTTTGAGTCTTTTGAACTTCAAAATCTCGGAAGATTAAATCTATTAGTAGGCAGGAATAACAGTGGTAAAACCTCTATTTTAGAGGCGATTCGACTCCTCTGTTCACGGAATAACCTTGAGCCTCTCAGAGAGATGATGATAAGCCGAGGTGAATGCTTTTG carries:
- a CDS encoding acyl carrier protein, which codes for MNHLVVNKTEPKNFPTPVEIQDWIVAYLADLLEVEPEEVDITIPFDRYGLDSSVAVGLTGDLEEWLSIELDPTLLYDYPTVEALVQHLSEPNS
- a CDS encoding AMP-binding protein is translated as MLNYSHVSCDVTEKWASLVDLLLARSRNQPSQKNYTFIARGNTELAQLTYQQLDRQARAIAANLQALGVAGQTALLVYPPGLDFIAGFFGCLYASVIAVPAYPLRRNQKSTRLQAIVKDCQATVALTTKTLQDSMAHQIAQAPDLAKMHWLVTDQMDSALASEYQPRPLTPDDLAFLQYTSGSTGTPKGVMVSHGNLLHNLELIYQGFGHTPESRGVIWLPPYHDMGLIGGILQPLYGGFPVFLMSPMDFLQQPWRWLQAISHYRGTTSGAPNFAYDLLCRKATPEKLANLDLSCWQVAFTGAEPVRAATLEKMAATFASCGLRPEAFYPCYGMAETTLMVSGGAVTSTPVVQSVKASSLQNHQVVMGKDDQDSYQLVSCGQSLGDQQVKIVDPQTLNPLSDNQVGEIWIKGASVAQGYWNQPEQTQKTFQAYLSESGEGPFLRTGDLGFLQSGELFITGRLKDVIIIGGQNYYPQDIEFTVQTSHPALRPNASAAFSIEVRNSERLVVVQEVQRSYLRQLDVAEVIGNIRQVVSAEYNLPFYAIVLVKPYSIPTTSSGKIQRSACRDHFLKGSLNVIDDWSENPRNKAKFMQLQTDVESVFTQLQTVKSASKANF
- a CDS encoding Uma2 family endonuclease — translated: MIQSFTQTVTFEDFIAWYPNTSQRYELHDGTIVAMPKPTGRHSNVTGFLIEELILTIVQMGKRGLWTIPRESIVKSSNGKSGYEPDIIVLDQEATIAEPRWEKESIIEKAHSVKLIVEVISTNWRDDYFKKRADYEEVGIFEYWIVDYAALGGRNFLGNPKQPTVSVYQLIEGEYQVSQFRGDDLIVSPTFSRLNLTAKQVFQAGQ
- a CDS encoding NUDIX domain-containing protein, translated to MNDSTPQLLKERLQYQGRKFRFEVSHLRLANGVEGEWECIRHPGGALAVPVTPEGKLVLVDQYRIPLQQRLLEFPAGTVEIDESPAATIQREIKEEIGYHAKQWRDLGKFALAPGYSDEYIYTFLATDLEKLETPPAQDEDEDIEVVLYTPEELEQLIHSGNSNLDAKSITSYYLARPFLDPHSKNL
- the folK gene encoding 2-amino-4-hydroxy-6-hydroxymethyldihydropteridine diphosphokinase; its protein translation is MSTREKVQCAIALGSNLGESQQILEQAIQQLDTHSEVSVSAVSSWYETLPVGPEQPNYLNGCALLTTSLSPGDLLATLLKIENEFGRVRQERWGARTLDLDILLYDDQVLATEHLQIPHPRMRERAFVLVPLAEIAPNWIDPVTGSAIAQLKQSIDCSGILQKL
- a CDS encoding FAD-dependent oxidoreductase → MQSRAQPQKLVLIGGGHSHAILLRMWQLHTLPEVRLTLLSDTEKTPYSGMLPGHVAGLYTYDETHIDLPPLAQRAQADFYHDKAVGLDLKHKQILCLNRPPLTFDQVSVDIGSTPATLTVPGAKDYAVPAKPVSVFLKHWYQFLESVEKNPQQQRTLAIVGGGAGGVELALNMQKHLQEKSQQVSIHLFQREKELLLDKGKWVRRHLASLLKQRGISLHLGEAVREVFPDKVVCESGFVLATDIIFWVTQASAPHWIQESGLATDERGFMLVNDYLQSISHSFVFAAGDIATMVNHPRPKAGVFAVRQGKPLFQNLQRIVLGKPLKPYRPQRNYLSLIGTGDESAIASWGNFGLHCPLLWRWKDHIDRKFMAQFSH
- the clpB gene encoding ATP-dependent chaperone ClpB yields the protein MQPTDPSKFTQQAWDVIVDSQEVARRFKNQELEVEHLMLTLFSTEGVANQILEAKQIDVSRLQQQLEVFTNRQRKSMRVEQLYLGRGLDQLLDRAEKARQSWQDEVIGVEHLLLAFAEDERVGRRLLRPYSVDPQDIEAAIKEFRANSTQEETSTAEGEGEKEQEKEEEQSPLEKYGRDLTEQASGGKLDPVIGRDEEIRRVVQVLSRRSKNNPVLIGEPGVGKTAIAEGLAQRIVNGDVPESLKNRRLIALDMGSLIAGAKYRGEFEDRLRKVLREVTHSEGQIVLFIDELQTVVGTGSGQGTMDAGNLLKPMLARGELRCIGATTLDEYRKHIEKDPALERRFQQVYVKQPDVEATVSILRGLKERYEVHHGVKITDSALVAAASLSDRYITDRFLPDKAIDLVDEAAAKLKMEITSKPTELESIDRRLMQLQMEKLSLEGEDELASGNTSAYRSAKERLEKIEQEMQELEGSQKELSSQWQSEKQMLEEINTLKEEEDQLRVQVEQAEREYDLEKAAQLKYGQLEGLQRQREDKEGKLLEMQSQGRALLREQVTEADIAEIVAKWTSIPVNRLLESERQKLLGLEGYLHERVIGQKEAVAAVSAAIRRARAGMKDPARPIGSFLFMGPTGVGKTELARAIAEFLFDSEESMIRIDMSEYMEKHSVSRLVGAPPGYVGYEEGGQLSEQIRRRPYSVVLLDEVEKAHPDVFNILLQVLDDGRITDSQGRTVDFRNTIIVMTSNIGGEDILQLAQEDSQYEQMRKKVLQALREHFRPEFLNRIDDLIIFHTLRREELGRIITIQLRRIESLLSEQKITIKLTEAAQDYLVDVGYDPVYGARPLKRAIQRELENPIATKILEMAFTEGDTILVDCEDHQLVFKNQEEAQSVEVEVMSS